The Eremothecium gossypii ATCC 10895 chromosome VII, complete sequence nucleotide sequence TCCGCAACAATGACCTCGCCGTTGGTTCCCCTCACCTCTGCGCGCTGTACTTCAATATCGCGCACGTGCAATGAAATGGTGTTCGTCTCGCGCACCTTCTCGAGAGTGATGTCCACCACGCCGGAAAAGCACTCGTCGTTCTGATGCACAATCTCAATGTCGTAGTGCCGTGGGCGATAGTCATCAGGTAGCACCTGGTTCTTGGTTGTGTTCATGGCCAATTCTCTATATCGCTCGTCATAGACTAATCTTTCACCTCTGTCGTCCCATCCGTTCTTTTTTATACTGCGACAGTAGTCACCAGGCCCTTTGTCCGAGCGGCCTCTGTCATCCCGGAAGGAGAACAAACTGCTGGCATGCAGGCTGCACCTTAAGAGCTAGCCGTTTTCGCGGCTGAGTGGCTGCTGTGCTGCCACTGTCCCTGCTGTCACGTACCCGACTGAGCTGGCATGCACCGTGCATTAACATAGCTTAGTCTCACGAGCCACAGCTGCGGAAGGTCAAGATCCCAGGCAGCCATTCAATCACACACAGGCCACAATTGAGTAGGCATCGCCAGAGATGACAACCATGGGCTCTTCAAGAGGCCCAAATGCATCGTTGTGGTGTGTGGGTCGTGACCGTTAGGTCTTCGAGCATCGAAAATTTTTCGAGGCCTCGAACCAAATCAAATCGATATTCTATAAGCCGAAGTGTAGCTAGCTACTTATCGTGGTAAAACTCAACTTGAGAACAGTCGTGGTAGCCATGTTGCGCCGGTCTTTCCATTCTAGTAGGACACTTGCTCAACAGACATGGTCCGATTTCTCCAGACGGTCTGCCTCGCTGGGCGTGCAAAGTAAGGCGGTGAAGAAGTATCTGTTTGAAAACAGCAAGACAGGACCCCCATCGCTCAAGAAACGGAGCAGCAGGCTGAAGTACGAGTCGCCAGAGCACATGGACGAGATGTTCAAGATGGCTTACGAATacctgcagctgcgcgcgcagcaaAAGTATGATGCGCAGGCGTCAGAAAGCGATGCCGCGCGGAAGGTGCAGCTGGAAGTGGAGGCCGAGCTGCACAATCCAGAAGTCAAGTACAACTTCCAGTTCCACGACAAGCGTGAGAACAACCCCGCGGTAATAGACTATACGCAGCCGGTGTACCGCCACCTGGGACGCAAGCACTGGGAGTCGTACGGGCAGATGCTGCTAATGCAGAGGCTGGAGACGCTGGCAGTCATCCCGGACACACTCCCCACGCTGGAGCCACGTGCCGACGTCCAGATCAAGTTTCCGTTCAGCACCGGTGTCAACAAGTGGGTGGAGCCGGGCGAGGTGGTCAGCACCAACGTCACGTCCATGGAGCCCGCAATCAAGATCCAGGAGTTCGATCACAGCCTCGACgccgagcagcagctgtaCACAATCCTGATTGTCAACCCCGACGTGCCGGACCTGGAGGCAAACACGTACAGCACGTCGCTCTGCTTCGGCCTGCAGAACATCAAGATCGCGTACAATGACAACCTCGTCGACCCCCGCCGCTACGGCCCTGAAAACGTGCTGGCATCTTACCTGCCTCCTGTGCCCGAGAAGAACGCTGGCACGCAGCGCTTCGCCGTTTGGGTGTTCCGCCAGCCCGGGCCTCTCCCCGCGGGCGACGCGCTCTCCCGCGAGCACTTCGACATCCGCGCCTTCACCGCCCTACACGGCCTCGACGCCGTCGGCGCGCACGTCTGGCGCTCTGCCTGGGACAGCAACACCGCCGCGGTCCGCGAGCTCTACCGTCTCCCTCCCGGCCGCGTCTTCCACCGCGTCCGCGCAAACCTGTAAATACAAACTATAACTTTGGCGCGCCGCTCCCGCCGCGCTCCGCTGCATTACGTACTTCCTCGAATATTTACATACGTGGGCCTCACTGCAGCGCCGCCACAGCGCCCTCGATGGCTGCCCCAAAGTCCATGTTGGGGTCCTCGAGGTCGAATTGCGCCGTGCTGGCCACCGCGCTGCCCTTGGAATGTAGCTTAGCGTACTCCGTCTTGGcctcctccaccagctTCAACTGCTTGGCTTGCTCTTCGGATTTTTGCTTGTGTTTCGCCTCACTCTGTAGGGACCAGTCGTTCTTAACCCCGGCAACAACGCCCAGGCCCAGAGCAGTGTATCTCAATACGTTCAAAGTAGACATTCCAACCTAAGCTAATAACAGCAAGCCTTCGACCTCAATTTAGTCCAATTCCGGTACCGTCTGGTATACTGAGATATGGTAAGATTCAGTAGATTTCAGACTGTTGAAAAATTTGGATCGGCCGTAATTAGAGGTCACATGTCATGTAAATGGGCAGTTGTCGAGATGGCGAAAGCAGCCACGGCCATTGGTTCGCACTTAAGCGAGGGTATAGCACGCTAGTGATCTTCGGGAGGCGGTATATTGAGGTTCAAGATGTTTGTCGGCGTCGGAGCAGGTCGACTTGGGAGAGGTATGCTTGTAGCGGTGATCGCGGTAATGTGCCATCTGATACTAACCCAAGCAGGGTTCTACCAATCTGCCGCACGGCGGTTCTTCACGCGGCAGGCGGGGACCGCGTCTTACGGAGCGTATGCCGGGTGGCATGGGCAGGGCAGCGATGGGCTCACGTACCAGACGGCAGTTGCGTTCAATGCGAAAGAGCGGCAGGACAAGAAGGAAAGCTCGGTGACGGGCGAGGACAACTACTTTGTCGGGTCAGGGAGCAGCGGGCTATACGTGGGGGTGGCGGACGGGGTCGGCGGGTGGGCGGCACACGGGTACGACTCGTCGGCGATCTCGCGGGAGCTGTGTGCGTCGCTGCAGGAGTACGCGGAGCGGGCGCTGGGGTCGCCAGGGCcgaaggagctgctgcggcaggcGTACGGAAAGGTGCGCAAGGACGGGATCGTGAAGGTGGGTGGCACGACGGCGGTGGTGGCGCAGCTGCGACCTGGGGGGCAGCTGCGCGTGGCGAACCTAGGGGACTCGTGGTGCGGTGTGTTCCGCGAAAGCAAGCTTGTGTTCGAGACGGCGGTGCAGACGCTGGCGTTCAACACACCCTACCAACTGTCGATCATCCCGGAACACATGTTGGCAGAGGCAGCGCGGACCGGGCGCTCGTACATTCTGAACACGCCAGAGGATGCTGACGAGTATGAATTCATGCTACAGAGGGGCGACATAGTGATGTTGGCTACGGACGGAGTTACCGACAACGTAGCGCCGGAGGACATCGAGATGTTCATCCGAGACCATGGCAATATGAAGGATCTGCAGGCTGCTACGGAGGAACTCGTTTCCGAGGTTGCTCGCCTGAGTAAAGACCCAAACTTTCCTAGCATTTTCGCGCAGGAGCTACAGAAGCTTACTGGTGAGCCCCATATAGGCGGCAAGGTGGATGATATAACGGTAGTGATGGTGAAGGTAGACTAGTAGATTGCACATATGTAGAATTACTAATATCATTCGAATTTCTGGCTTAAGACAATGTTCTTAATCCGCTCTCTCTCGCTCTTCAATCTCTGCTCGCCTTCTAGTACGTCATGAACAAACTTGACGTCGGTCGGCAGGCATATCGGGCGGAGTTGAGTCCGCTTTCCTGATTTGCTGAGAAACGTAAAGGGCACCTTACCCGCTTCGACTTTTGATGACAGATTGCTGTTGACCTGTGTGCTGGTCCCAGATCCAACGATAGGAATGTTGTTCATGGGGATTTTCTCATTCTTGCGGGATTCTAAAGATTGTTGCATCACAGCTTGGTACATCTTTTCCATTTCATCTTCTGCTCTccgctcctcctccgacTTTAGCTTTCTTTCGTATTCTTCGTTTATCTTTTTGCGCTCTAGATCTCTGTCAATAGTAAACACGTCTGTGTCGTCGTCAGTATCTTCTTCACTTTCACTGCTTGACGGGGAATCACTATCGTCGTCATCCTCATCGTTATCTTCCTCTGATAAGTTGCTATTAACGTCTTCTTCTTCTACCTCGCTGGAGTCGGCACTGTCTCCACTACTAGACTCGTAGCCACTATCTTCGtcctcttcttcctctGTTGCTTTGAGGCCCATGCTCTGCAGTGTTGCTGTCAGCTTCCTGGCGCTTTCATTGGCATTTGCTGCCCTTTCAAAATTATCAGATGTTGTGAACTTGTTAAAGACATCATTCACCGCGAATTCGGTTTGCTTGGGCAAAGGCAACTCCTTGCAATAAATGTAATATTCAAAGAACCTCATGAAAAGTGGAAGCTTCTTCTGCAAATTTGGCGTTGTCTTTTTGAGGCCAGTCAAGATACAAGCAATTAAATGGATGCGGAAGTAGTTGTCTGCAGGATCATCCTCGTTGAGAACCCCCACCATAGGTAGGCCTTTAGGGTAACCGTATTTTAATAATTGATATGCTGTATCCAGTATAGCTTCACTTCTGATCATACCACAGTTGTAGATATTTGTGAGGTAATGGATTTGAGCAATCCTTTTCATGTAATGGCTTTGGCCGTTTATCTCCAAGTCCCTCTGGATATTTTCCAGCAATGTGTCGATGCATATAATGACAAAGTCCCTGTAGGTTGGGTATATGGCTACAAGACACTGTGCAAGAAGTGGGATCGCCTGGTATGCTACCTTCTCAGGTTTCGTGAAAAGGGAAAACATAGTCTTATAGACAGCTGGATCTCGCCAGTTTGCCTTTTTCAACAACCGTGAGGCCTTCTTGGATCCAATATCAAACAGCTCCTTCCTTATCAGTATCCGGTAGAACTGCTGTTCTTTTGTTAAAACCTTTGCCTCGACATTGAGGGAGCTTAGTGTCGGTGGGCAGATAAGTAGAAGTAGATTTTCCAAGGCGTTTTTACTAGTTACCGATAACCGGTggtccttcttcttctcaCTTAAAAGCTCTAGCATTTTCTCCATCTGAGGACTAAATTCGGGTTTGTTTATTAAAAACCTCCCAAAATTCTCGAATAATACTGTTAATATCTCTATGTTATTAGGGACCAATAGGTTAAAGATCAAGGTCCGAATTTTATGAAATATCAAAAAGCCAGGTACTAGGTTGAATTTTACCATTTCGCAAAAGAATATGATATTTTTGACATTGATCCTATTCGTATGCAATTGAGACCTGAAGCCATTATCCAAACACTCGATCAGCTCTTCCTTAACGTCCTTCATGGTTTCAGCATTAGTGGCAATGAACCGCGCATAGAGCTTTAGCTTGCTCCAATCCTGTTGTTCGATGAAGAATTTTATTAATCTTTTCCGAGTAGCCTTATTATCCAAGGACTCTAACCAATATCTGCAAGAAAGCTCATCAATTCCTTCCTTGTTATCACATAGCTCAAGGTCAATAAAAAACTGTTTTAGAGCGGCTGCAGTCTGCTCATTTCCATCTGCTGTAATTGGCTCCTTAACTAGTTGTGTGACAGACGGCAGTACCTCATAAAACTTTCTGGTCTCTTCACTATCCCATAGCTTTTCATTGGAGCTCTTGACTTGCGTTGTGATAATGGACTTATTTTCATTTACACCACTCTCATCatcgctgctgctgagtTCTGGAGCAGTCAAGTTTAGTGACTCGCCTAAAGACTGTGCAGCAGACACAAACCTCTCAAATACAGGTTCAATCTTGTTATATTCCTCAATATACTCATCAACAAGTTTTCCCGTGCGGATTTGGGCTCTTTGATGCTCTTTCTGAAGTTTCTTCATCTTTTTATCAAGCTCTACAGTCCGCTTGAACACCGCCTCTGTCATGGCTTTGAAGAGGGCCCATAGGGCCTCCTTCAATGACGGCTCGCGAATATACCTGTCTAAGGACGAATGCTCGCTAAAAAAACCAGCGTACTTCTTCGCAAAAAGGGTTGCAATCGATAGCCTAGCACCATACTTGTACTTGTAAGACAAGGTTGTTTTCAGCACACATAGAAAGGCAGAAGACGTGCTCTTCGCCATAAATTTTGGCAGGTTGTCCTTCGAAATGCTATCAAAGTTGCTGAATACGTTCACGAGATAGAGTTCGGTGAAGAGCCTGATGTTCGACTTGAGGCGGTTAGTCCTTGCCAGTTCCTCCTTTTCCCCCTCGGCGTCATCTGGAGGGTTTACAAAGTTGAACATATACAGCTCCAACAGCCTCAATGTAAACTTTTCCCCAAACCGCTGATGCAGCCCGCTGACCACCTCCACAGCCGCCGTAATATCTTCGGTTTTGTTCGGAACCTTCGCTAAACTCTCATTCGTTCCTGTAATCACCTCGGAGAGATACTTTTCCAGGAGCACTTCGCCAATATCTTTCATCAGCGAATCTTTCGAGTCTTTCGTGATACCCTGTTTCAGCTTTTTGATAAACCCTGTGTTTCTCTTGATGCTTGAGTCAAGCTTGCTGGTTTTATTCGGGAACGCATCAATTCCAGACCAGGCTTCACTGTTCAGCTCAAATAACTGCTGTCTTCTTTCATCCTATCCCCCTGTCGTTAATATTATGTTCTACAGAGGACATAAAGCTCAAAAACTGCACTTACGTTCATTGCTAGTGATATCTTTACTTAAAACCTCATCAGCATGTTAGGAGTTCACTGGATGCCTTATACACATACACTTTTTCATGTTGGTGAAAATTCGCAATTATGCTACGACATGCTATCTGCGGCATCTACACAGTAATTATAGTTAAGCAAAAAACTCCATGCTAGATACTAAACAAAACCCTGGTCGCCTAGGGTTTCTTCGAGCTGGGCTATCTGATTGTCTAGCTCTTTGGTATTTTCCTTTAACGTATTAACCTCTTCAAAACGCCGCTGTTTCTTGGCGTTCTCGAGCATGCCCTCCACTATAAACCTCTGCTCTTTGAGTACCATCAGCTGTTCACGGTAGAGTTTAACCTCGCGGACAGTCAGATTGTTGAAAAGTAGATTGCTAGTAGTGTAATTGATCTCAGGTTCGGCATCCTTCGGCTTCAGCAGGCCGGGGATATTCTTTAGCGGTAGCATTTTATCCTGTATGAAGGACATCGATTTGGCCTTTATAGCCTGCTGGATCTTCAATTCTGCGGTATTGGCCGGGTCGATGGCAAATATCTGCTTGGCTATGGTGTCGTACAGCTTGAAAGTCTCCAAGAGTTTCCTTCGCAGGTGCGCCAGCTCGTCTAGCTCGCTTCGATTCGGGCTCGCGTCGGGTGCGTTGAGGTCCCCGAGCAGTTGCTCGAAACGAGGCATTATACGCAAGATGGCTCTTGATACACGCTGCAACTCAGTGTACTTGGAAAATAGCTGAGAAGCATCGTTTGCGAGATTGTCCTGCAACCTTGCGCGCAGAAACACGGATCTTATGCAAACCACGCAGACGCGTAGTCGAACCGGCAATGCGGCTAATTCCTGGGGATTGCTCCTGAATGGTAGGTCTGTGGCAGCACTCACCAGCTGCGCGATCGGGAACTCCTTGGAACAGTTGGTAAAGTTGTTTTCGCAGACTATCAGACCACACAACTTGCAATGGTGCTTgcgaagaagaagattGAACGGCCGAGAACAGAGATAGCAGCTTGATGCCTGTGAATTTTCTTTCCATGGCGTAACGGACTTCTGTAGAGCAGTGATTTCCCTATACATTCCACTTCCATAAAACAAAGACTGGTTGTGCGCGCGAACAATAGTAGCGATGCCGTCAACAAGACGCACAAGCCGATTCTCAAGCTGCAGAATGCGAAGCTGTTTATCCTCGTTTTTAGAGGTACGATGGCGTATAAACTCGTCGGTCCGGTCCACCGATAAGCCCAGTTTGTTGTATCCAGGGCGCCCCGCCATGCAGGCATGGCAGCACTTGCACCAGTCGCCGTTTCTCGGATCATATTCCCCTTGTAGGTCTAGCCGCACGGGTAAACGGCAATGTATGTCGCAGAACAAGTCCCCACACCTCCGGCAGTTCTGGATTCCTGTCCTCGGTGTGAGCTTTCGCCCGCATCTCGAGCATTGTGACTTCCCTGGCACAAGAGGTTTGTAATGTGACCTGTTTCTGCCGGATGTCTCCCGACTGGACGCCAGACCCACCGAAGTTGGTGTAGTACTTGCAATGTTCACGGAACCGCTGTCTGTGGATAGCGATCGTTCATCTTTAAAATTGTGTTCAACATCCAGATGCATATTCAACTGTTCCAAGTTTTCAATATTTCGATTGCATACGGGGCACTCGACCGATTCCGAGGCGTCAGAGGCAGCAGCATTACTGTACTCTGTAGGTATTTGTTCATCTGCCTCCGGGGTTGGCATTACTGGGCCACCTAGTTGGAACTGACATTTATGATATAACGCACAGCACTAATGTGTGAAACGCAAAAGTTCACCACACTGTCAAAAACCACCACACAGTCAACTCGAGATAGACACAATAATGATGGAAGAGCTGTTTATGCTACCAGTTATTGGTATCACGGCGTTGTTGGTGTATAAATACGCTTACGATATCCTTTGGTACAAGTTACAGAATCTATTTGAACTGATTCCTTCATCAAGCTCATCTCACCCCTACTCTTCGGCTATCGCTAGCATTAATAAGTCTCAGAATGGGTTTCTGTACAAGCTATACACGGAATATTCAGTTTCTTCTAACAATGTGCTGCGAGTGATTCGGACGCTAGTCTCCGGGACGTTGGCGCTGTGCGTCGTGGCTGTGGAGATAGTGCTATGGCAGATCAAGACGGCAGACAGTAGCAAGGGTGGGGATGTGATTACTGACTTCATGTGGCCAGCATCTtcggcgctgctggcggcgtCGCTTATACTGATCCAGCCGTTTTGCATTTTGATCACGATGCTGAACAAGTTCTTCGAAGACCGATTAGCTATCGATAAACTGCTGCTGTGCAGCTGTGCGGCTGCTACCATATGGATATTAGGCCTGTACCAAATTAGCTTTGGTCCATTTTATTACAGTTCGAGCCCGCTGACCCGGCTGTCGCTAGTAGGGGTGACAATTATGGGAGTCCTCTCCGGCATCGCCTCCATGTCCACGCCTTACTATGTTGCGCGTTTCCTACTGAATTGGCAGAAGGACGCCCCGGTGGTTCTTAACCACGCATTTAGCCACATTAGCATGATGTACTTTAGCACCGCCATGATACAGGAGCGTATGCAGGAGTACGAATCTAATGTGGAACAGAATGTCCTAATCctgaagaagctggaaCAGAGTCCAGGCGGTCTTGACAGTGTAATGCGGGAACAGTTACTGGAGAAGATTGGGCGCTATCAGCTACAGATTGCGAAACTGGAGATTCGTCTGAAGGAGTCACGCGAGATCACCCTAGCCAAACGCATATTCCACCTTGGTTTCCTCTGTTATTGTGTTTATAAATTGGTGTCCACGTTTCTCTTGCGAGTGCCCCAGATAATTACTCACGCGGTGTCCTATCCTTCTGATTATGACTACAAGAAGTTCTACAGTGACGAAGATAGCCTAAGCAGCGGTGATCCTCTGGCGGTTACGCTGGCCAACGTATTTGATCTGTTCTTTTTTGGGTTCGATCACCAGCAGGACCTGGATTCATTGACAAAGCAGATCTCCTTACTGGTTTCTCTGTCCCTATTCATATGCTCCCTGTCGACAGTCACCACCACAATTTCATACCTGCTGACATTGTTACCGGCAAAGCTACAGATACTTGCGTTTGCCACAATACAGGATAACGCTGACAAGACATTACCTATACATACGAAGGAAAACAAGTCCATATACGGGAAAAAGCCATCCATCATAAAAAACTTAGTGGTTTCTGAATTGACCGGTGTATATCTTTTGTCCACTATATTGTTGATTCGGTCTAATTTGCCTAACGATGTCTCTCGGAACCTTAATACATTGCTAGGGGAAAATTTTGCCCTTCCTAATATAGCCATAGACATCTGGTTTGATGAAGTGTTCGCCGTCAGCGCTATCTTGACATTAATCGGTATCGTAATCGTGGAAAGGACGGTCACGCGGACGTTCTAACTAGAGATAGAGCGTTTGCAGCAAGATGTGGTATATACAAAATATTATAAAGAGTAGTGTACATAAGTATCCATTCAACGCTCAAAACCTCAATCTAGGCTGTTCAAATGCAGGTGGTTGAGGTACCGTAAATGCGGGTCTTTCTATAATTACCAGCTCTGTCTTGGAGAGCTTTTCAGCATAAAATATCGGACGGTATTTGTCCGTAATAAAAAATGCAGACTTATCCTTGGAGTTCATGCTTGCGTTTGAGGCAGATTTGTTCACCTGGTTCTTGACAAAAAAGTCGTCCGCTATATCTATCTCATCTTCCTCATCCTCATCTCCAGAATTGCCGTTAATAAAGCTGCTCTCATCTTCGATCGTTAGGCCGTCACGGGAACGCTTCTTAAGTTTCCTCCTCTTATTCACAGGAAGATCGACAGCCAGATTTAAGCTTGCAAGCCATGACAACCCCCATAGCCACACCTTTTTTGTGTTCTCCAGATCTGAGAATATTCCGAGACATTTATCCTTTTGGTTTGTGAATTGCAGCGGTAAGTTCTCTGCATTACTCTTGCACCATGCTGTAAGGACTCCTTCATCTGATGCTAGGTTAAACTCATATATATTATTCTCGGATGTGACCAGCATAATTGTGTTTCTACCCGTGAAATTGATGGCAGTAACAAAGTTCATCAAGCGTACCAATGGCCTAGCCGTTTTTGTTGCGAGGTCAATAATATCAACTGCACCACATACTCTGGAAACGACAAGCTGGTTATCATTATTTGTAAATATGTGGTTAACGGTGTTGATGTAaggaagtttgaggctgGACTTCGTTTGCTGAATGTCTGGTAATTCAAGTAACTCAGCATTTTCATCGTCTTCCGCCTCCAGATCGAGGTAGAAGAGATTGTCCTCATTTGAACACATGATGAGGTTTGAATCGTCAACAAATTGCACGAGTCTGCAACCAGTTTTCAATAGGAAATCATTGTCGAGCTTAGTGATCTGATACTTGGTGTCAGTAGGCCGAATATGGAAAACTTTCGTAGTAGAGGGCCAGCCCACAGCAAGCACCTCGCCATTGGGCGACATGGCGCATGCGGAGATATTTTGCTCCTCCTTTAATACTAGCTTCGCCATTAATTGGTAGTTTTTCTCGGTGTTCAGATCCTCGCCTATTTTCCATATCCTAATCGTCGAATCTTGCCATGCAACAACCAGCCGCTGTGCTTGGTTTACAATCACGTTCTTGTGGAAGGGTGCAATAACCGGCATCTTCCTGTATGACCCGTCGGAGAAGGAGCTCAGGGAGCTGATCACAAGGGCCTTCTCAACACCACCAGATATTAGAAAATCACAGCCTTTCGATTGGTAAGAGGCCATGCACCTAACGTCATTGGCGTGGAATAGCCGGTTGGCGCTGGGCGTCCATTTAGATCCAGATCCGGTGCCGCTGTGAAGAAACTGGTAGATTTTGCGGTCCACACCAGCACTGAAAACCTTTGTGTTTGTGATATCGGTTGCGAGACACAGCACGTCTGCCTGGTGCACCTTGAAAGTTTGCATTAATGTCGCATAATGAAAGTCCCAGAACTTAACAGCGCCGGTGGAGTCTCCGGATACAATTTGGTTTGTACGCGGTAAGTATTGCAGAGACCACACCAGTGTTGATTCCTTCTTTGATTTGTCGACCTTCATCGTGTGCAAAAGACGGCCCCGGTTCTGGTCGTCTTCTTTCACGCACCAAATCCGGATACGACCATCAGAGCAGCCTCCTACTACTGCATCATCGCCTACCCACGTGAGTGCAAGCACTCGCGCGTCCTGCCGTGTCAGAATCGAGTCATGCTCCATCacgccgcggccgccggaAATGTCGATCAGCACCACCGTCCCGTTGTCGCACCCCACCGCCAGCTTCGTGTTTGAGCTGTTGACACACAGAGACCAGATTACGCCTGCATTGCAGTCGTAGTTCCGCAGCGGCAGCCCGCTCGCCAAATCCCACTCCGTCACTATCGTCGATCCTCCGATACTGAAAAGTCGCAACGGTCCGCCGGGCGTGTTACTCCAGCACAGGCCCTCGATCGTCCGTTCCCGGCCACCCTGCACCACCATCTCCTGGAACCAGTTGTCGCGGGGGTTCCACACTTCGATGCTGCCGTCGGCCCTGCCCACCGCTAGCCGCAAGTCGCTCGGAGTGAGTTTCTCAGTCGACCTGTGCGAGAACGCCAGCGCCGTGATGTTCCCCGGTGTGTAGCGCACAAACCGCGACCTGTGAATAGctacctgctgctgcgtcaTGACCACCAACGACCTGCCTGACCTTATCGGATGCCTACGCTGCACGTTCATAAGTAGGCATCTAGCTCGAGCGATGCGATGAGCATGGAAAATTTTCACCATGACATTACCCGGACACACTGGGTTACTCCTCGCTTTCTAATCACATGACACCAAGACGCCACAACGCCTCAGTGAGGCATCACCGGGAATGGCTAAGACAGGGGGACATGCCTGCTTAGCAACGCTGCTGTTTCGCAGCAGCTACTTCCATCAGGCTGCACCTTATAAATAGCGAGCGCCAGATATAATAGGAGCAGCCGTGTCCAGAATTCACGGAATGCTAGCGCGAATTACAACCATTGCAAAGAACACCTTCAAAACACCATCCACAGTATTGGGCAGCATGAGTAGCACCAGAAGTGTACGCACCTTCCGCCAAGAAGATCAGCCACGGCTACGTATCAATTCGCCAGCACCTAACTTCACGGCCGACACGACGGAGGGCCGCATCAACTTCCACGAGTTCCTCGGCAACTCCTGGGGCATTCTCTTCTCGCATCCCGCAGACTTCACTCCGGTCTGCACAACCGAGCTGGGGACGTTCGCGCAGCTCAAGCCCGAATTCGACAAACGTGACGTGAAACTGCTCGGGCTGTCTGCGGAGGGCTTGGAGAAGCACCACGAGTGGGCGCGCGACATCGAGGAGATTTCACAACTGGACAAGTTCTCGTTCCCGATTGTAGCCGACGTGGACCGCGAGGTCGCCTTCCTGTACGATATGGTCGACGAGGAGGGCTTTCAGAACCTCTCCGGTGGCCTGGTCCAGACGATACGCTCGGTGTACGTCATCGATCCCTCTAAGAAAATCCGCCTCATGTTCACGTACCCAGCCTCCGTGGGTCGCAACAGTCTCGAAGTCCTACGTGTGGTCGACGCCTTGCAGCTCTCAGATCGCAAGGGCATCGCCACCCCAATC carries:
- the PEP7 gene encoding phosphatidylinositol-3-phosphate binding protein (Syntenic homolog of Saccharomyces cerevisiae YDR323C (PEP7)); the protein is MPTPEADEQIPTEYSNAAASDASESVECPVCNRNIENLEQLNMHLDVEHNFKDERSLSTDSGSVNIASTTPTSVGLASSRETSGRNRSHYKPLVPGKSQCSRCGRKLTPRTGIQNCRRCGDLFCDIHCRLPVRLDLQGEYDPRNGDWCKCCHACMAGRPGYNKLGLSVDRTDEFIRHRTSKNEDKQLRILQLENRLVRLVDGIATIVRAHNQSLFYGSGMYREITALQKSVTPWKENSQASSCYLCSRPFNLLLRKHHCKLCGLIVCENNFTNCSKEFPIAQLVSAATDLPFRSNPQELAALPVRLRVCVVCIRSVFLRARLQDNLANDASQLFSKYTELQRVSRAILRIMPRFEQLLGDLNAPDASPNRSELDELAHLRRKLLETFKLYDTIAKQIFAIDPANTAELKIQQAIKAKSMSFIQDKMLPLKNIPGLLKPKDAEPEINYTTSNLLFNNLTVREVKLYREQLMVLKEQRFIVEGMLENAKKQRRFEEVNTLKENTKELDNQIAQLEETLGDQGFV
- a CDS encoding uncharacterized protein (Syntenic homolog of Saccharomyces cerevisiae YHR078W); the protein is MMEELFMLPVIGITALLVYKYAYDILWYKLQNLFELIPSSSSSHPYSSAIASINKSQNGFLYKLYTEYSVSSNNVLRVIRTLVSGTLALCVVAVEIVLWQIKTADSSKGGDVITDFMWPASSALLAASLILIQPFCILITMLNKFFEDRLAIDKLLLCSCAAATIWILGLYQISFGPFYYSSSPLTRLSLVGVTIMGVLSGIASMSTPYYVARFLLNWQKDAPVVLNHAFSHISMMYFSTAMIQERMQEYESNVEQNVLILKKLEQSPGGLDSVMREQLLEKIGRYQLQIAKLEIRLKESREITLAKRIFHLGFLCYCVYKLVSTFLLRVPQIITHAVSYPSDYDYKKFYSDEDSLSSGDPLAVTLANVFDLFFFGFDHQQDLDSLTKQISLLVSLSLFICSLSTVTTTISYLLTLLPAKLQILAFATIQDNADKTLPIHTKENKSIYGKKPSIIKNLVVSELTGVYLLSTILLIRSNLPNDVSRNLNTLLGENFALPNIAIDIWFDEVFAVSAILTLIGIVIVERTVTRTF
- the UTP4 gene encoding small subunit rRNA maturation protein UTP4 (Syntenic homolog of Saccharomyces cerevisiae YDR324C (UTP4)) produces the protein MVKIFHAHRIARARCLLMNVQRRHPIRSGRSLVVMTQQQVAIHRSRFVRYTPGNITALAFSHRSTEKLTPSDLRLAVGRADGSIEVWNPRDNWFQEMVVQGGRERTIEGLCWSNTPGGPLRLFSIGGSTIVTEWDLASGLPLRNYDCNAGVIWSLCVNSSNTKLAVGCDNGTVVLIDISGGRGVMEHDSILTRQDARVLALTWVGDDAVVGGCSDGRIRIWCVKEDDQNRGRLLHTMKVDKSKKESTLVWSLQYLPRTNQIVSGDSTGAVKFWDFHYATLMQTFKVHQADVLCLATDITNTKVFSAGVDRKIYQFLHSGTGSGSKWTPSANRLFHANDVRCMASYQSKGCDFLISGGVEKALVISSLSSFSDGSYRKMPVIAPFHKNVIVNQAQRLVVAWQDSTIRIWKIGEDLNTEKNYQLMAKLVLKEEQNISACAMSPNGEVLAVGWPSTTKVFHIRPTDTKYQITKLDNDFLLKTGCRLVQFVDDSNLIMCSNEDNLFYLDLEAEDDENAELLELPDIQQTKSSLKLPYINTVNHIFTNNDNQLVVSRVCGAVDIIDLATKTARPLVRLMNFVTAINFTGRNTIMLVTSENNIYEFNLASDEGVLTAWCKSNAENLPLQFTNQKDKCLGIFSDLENTKKVWLWGLSWLASLNLAVDLPVNKRRKLKKRSRDGLTIEDESSFINGNSGDEDEEDEIDIADDFFVKNQVNKSASNASMNSKDKSAFFITDKYRPIFYAEKLSKTELVIIERPAFTVPQPPAFEQPRLRF
- the PRX1 gene encoding thioredoxin peroxidase PRX1 (Syntenic homolog of Saccharomyces cerevisiae YBL064C (PRX1)); amino-acid sequence: MLARITTIAKNTFKTPSTVLGSMSSTRSVRTFRQEDQPRLRINSPAPNFTADTTEGRINFHEFLGNSWGILFSHPADFTPVCTTELGTFAQLKPEFDKRDVKLLGLSAEGLEKHHEWARDIEEISQLDKFSFPIVADVDREVAFLYDMVDEEGFQNLSGGLVQTIRSVYVIDPSKKIRLMFTYPASVGRNSLEVLRVVDALQLSDRKGIATPINWQQGDEVIIPPAVSDKAAAEKFGEFRTVKPYLRYTKVD